The proteins below come from a single Cylindrospermopsis raciborskii Cr2010 genomic window:
- a CDS encoding cupin domain-containing protein, with amino-acid sequence MAQLTEKLSHNALSLSTTADHKGIVAGELRPWGSFTVLEEGRGYKIKRIEVKPGHRLSLQMHHHRSEHWIVVSGTAKVVCGDREILLSNNQSTYVPQCTVHRLENPGVIPLILIEVQNGEYLGEDDIIRYQDDYARDHH; translated from the coding sequence ATGGCTCAATTGACAGAAAAACTTTCCCACAATGCACTTAGTCTCAGCACCACTGCTGACCATAAGGGAATCGTTGCTGGTGAATTACGTCCTTGGGGATCATTCACCGTTTTAGAGGAAGGAAGAGGCTATAAAATTAAACGTATTGAGGTTAAACCCGGACATCGTCTTAGTTTGCAAATGCACCACCACCGCAGTGAACACTGGATAGTCGTCTCTGGTACAGCTAAAGTTGTGTGTGGAGATCGGGAAATCCTCCTGAGTAATAATCAGTCCACATACGTGCCTCAATGTACAGTGCACCGCTTAGAAAATCCCGGTGTCATTCCCTTAATTTTAATAGAAGTCCAAAATGGAGAATATTTGGGGGAAGATGATATTATTCGTTACCAAGATGATTATGCTCGTGATCATCATTGA
- a CDS encoding polysaccharide deacetylase family protein — protein MENKRISFCPQGVLVILLCLIGALGSGLVLFLKTTASPPQNDNNTPPRISSKFTNGKSLDRFKTTMLTTWHKEAQSKGIIPDVPSQFQGKVIKSAILPSNTKVIALTFDDGPWPKSTAQVLDILNKNDIKGTFFVVGKNVQRYPDLTRRIVNEGHSIANHTWHHWYHAMNPQVAAYEVASTTDIIFKTTGVKTGLFRPPGGAMTNGVASYAKNNQYAVIMWSSDSIDYSRPNPKKIISNVFKTAQSGGIVLMHDGGGDRSHTVKALPQIINKFRKQGYSFVTVPQLLEMQEKPKQVVAKKK, from the coding sequence GTGGAAAATAAAAGGATATCTTTTTGTCCACAGGGAGTATTAGTTATATTACTGTGCTTAATTGGTGCTTTGGGAAGTGGGTTAGTGTTGTTTTTAAAAACAACTGCTTCTCCACCTCAAAATGATAATAATACTCCTCCCAGAATTTCTTCTAAGTTTACTAATGGAAAATCTCTGGATAGGTTTAAGACTACCATGCTCACTACTTGGCACAAAGAAGCACAATCTAAGGGGATAATTCCTGACGTACCTTCCCAGTTCCAAGGAAAAGTTATTAAGTCAGCTATCTTACCTTCTAATACAAAGGTTATAGCGCTTACCTTTGACGATGGTCCCTGGCCCAAAAGTACGGCCCAGGTTCTGGATATTCTCAACAAAAATGATATTAAGGGCACTTTCTTCGTAGTTGGAAAAAATGTCCAGCGCTATCCCGATTTAACTAGACGTATAGTTAATGAGGGTCATTCTATAGCTAATCACACTTGGCATCATTGGTATCACGCCATGAATCCTCAAGTTGCTGCATACGAAGTTGCAAGCACTACAGATATTATATTCAAAACTACAGGAGTGAAAACAGGACTGTTTCGTCCCCCCGGTGGTGCTATGACTAATGGAGTCGCATCCTATGCTAAAAATAATCAATATGCTGTTATTATGTGGTCTTCCGATTCCATAGACTACTCTCGTCCTAATCCTAAGAAAATTATTAGTAATGTTTTTAAAACAGCACAATCTGGAGGAATTGTGTTAATGCATGATGGAGGAGGAGATCGCTCTCATACTGTTAAAGCTTTACCACAAATTATTAATAAGTTTCGCAAGCAGGGCTACAGTTTTGTCACTGTTCCACAATTGCTAGAAATGCAGGAGAAACCAAAACAGGTAGTTGCTAAGAAGAAATGA
- the rpsG gene encoding 30S ribosomal protein S7 has product MSRRGVSQKRPVPPDSVYNSRLVSMIMRRVMRHGKKSLAARIVYDAFKTIEDRTGGSPLEVFERAVRNATPLVEVKARRVGGATYQVPMEVRADRGTALALRWLVQFSRSRPGRTMASRLANELMDASNETGSAIRKREETHRMAEANKAFAHYRY; this is encoded by the coding sequence ATGTCTCGTCGTGGTGTTAGTCAAAAGCGGCCAGTTCCGCCAGACTCAGTGTACAATAGCCGCCTTGTCAGTATGATAATGCGGCGGGTAATGCGTCATGGCAAAAAGTCTCTGGCCGCTAGAATAGTTTATGATGCCTTCAAGACAATTGAAGATAGAACAGGTGGCAGCCCCCTAGAGGTATTTGAGAGGGCAGTGCGCAATGCTACCCCTCTAGTAGAAGTAAAAGCTAGAAGGGTAGGTGGTGCAACCTATCAAGTACCAATGGAAGTCCGGGCGGACCGGGGAACAGCTTTAGCTCTAAGATGGTTGGTGCAGTTTTCTAGATCGCGCCCAGGTCGTACCATGGCTAGTAGACTGGCCAATGAGCTAATGGACGCATCTAACGAAACAGGAAGTGCCATTCGTAAGCGGGAAGAAACTCACCGCATGGCGGAAGCAAATAAAGCATTTGCACACTACCGTTATTAA
- a CDS encoding phosphodiester glycosidase family protein: MKLITASKQASLCLIVTSVLMTTANLGFTGTAQVVPPTGSSGNQITLNGSKLPASWMQLREGDQIITYLSDAALSQFVGVDLLNTTNPELQPVDWYSNVPVKPLKATILGGYRYLEISPLAEKNKWQIQTNGANLMISTPSVTINDIRQGKGSWGDRLVIDMDYAAPWKVRPGQPINSGSIVPNSAPGQATVQPNREWIVSIDGKANDALVKKYLATSSPNPLIRKIQITNRVKNTQQTNIHLTLPFGSSPRVTTLSNPNRLVIDVRQDALVPRDITWSKGLRWQQGFINLGKDSFPVVWLEINRKTSRLNLQPILPNPQTQTGTAPLTLTAQRYSAMAAINGGYFNRNNQLPLGAVRQNDQWISGPILNRGAIAWNDQGEFYFGRLSLNETLIVNQDNKQTSLPVLFLNSGYVQNGIARYTFAWGPNYVPLTNNETIITVQNGKITKQSPPGGAISIPGDGYLLILRGTAVSKTSLLSVGTKVNLESSTTPGEFNTYPHIIGAGPLLIQNQRIVVDAKAEKFSQAFIKERAVRSAICTTNNDNLILAAVNNRVGGWGPTLEEHAQLMQKIGCTNALNLDGGSSTSLYLGGQLLDRFPNTAARVHNGIGVFLK; the protein is encoded by the coding sequence ATGAAACTAATCACAGCCAGTAAACAAGCATCCTTATGTTTAATTGTAACCTCAGTTCTGATGACAACCGCTAATTTGGGTTTTACCGGTACTGCCCAAGTTGTTCCCCCCACAGGTTCTTCAGGTAATCAAATTACTCTCAATGGTAGTAAGTTGCCAGCATCTTGGATGCAATTACGGGAAGGTGACCAAATAATCACATATTTGAGTGATGCGGCTTTGAGCCAATTTGTAGGGGTGGATTTACTAAACACTACCAATCCGGAATTACAACCGGTTGATTGGTATTCTAACGTACCTGTGAAACCTCTGAAAGCCACAATTTTAGGGGGATATCGCTATTTAGAAATTTCCCCCCTGGCGGAAAAAAATAAGTGGCAAATTCAAACCAACGGTGCTAATTTGATGATTTCTACCCCCTCGGTAACAATCAATGATATCCGTCAGGGTAAGGGGTCTTGGGGAGACCGTTTGGTCATAGATATGGATTATGCTGCACCTTGGAAGGTAAGACCTGGTCAACCTATTAACTCAGGATCCATTGTTCCTAATTCAGCACCGGGCCAAGCCACTGTACAACCTAATCGGGAATGGATTGTTAGTATAGATGGTAAAGCAAATGACGCACTGGTCAAAAAGTATCTGGCTACATCTAGTCCAAATCCCCTCATACGAAAAATTCAGATCACTAACCGGGTGAAAAATACACAGCAGACCAATATACATTTAACTTTACCCTTTGGTTCATCTCCCCGCGTTACTACCCTTTCTAACCCTAACCGCTTGGTTATTGATGTGCGTCAGGATGCTTTGGTTCCTAGAGATATTACTTGGAGTAAAGGACTCCGTTGGCAACAAGGATTTATTAATCTCGGCAAAGACAGCTTTCCTGTAGTTTGGTTGGAAATTAATCGGAAAACATCACGGTTAAATTTACAACCCATATTACCCAATCCTCAGACACAAACAGGCACAGCACCACTAACATTAACTGCACAACGCTACTCAGCTATGGCGGCAATTAATGGTGGTTACTTTAATCGTAATAATCAGCTACCATTAGGTGCAGTACGCCAAAATGACCAGTGGATTTCAGGACCTATACTCAATCGAGGTGCGATCGCATGGAATGATCAAGGGGAGTTTTATTTTGGTAGGTTGAGTTTAAACGAAACACTAATTGTCAATCAGGATAATAAACAAACATCTCTCCCAGTTTTGTTTTTGAATAGTGGCTATGTACAAAATGGCATAGCTCGTTATACATTTGCTTGGGGACCTAACTATGTACCACTAACCAACAATGAAACTATCATAACAGTTCAAAATGGTAAGATTACTAAACAGTCCCCACCAGGGGGGGCAATTTCTATACCTGGGGATGGCTATTTACTCATCTTGCGGGGAACTGCTGTGAGTAAAACTTCTCTGTTAAGTGTTGGCACAAAAGTAAATTTGGAAAGTTCCACCACACCGGGTGAGTTTAATACCTATCCCCACATTATTGGAGCAGGTCCGTTATTAATTCAAAATCAGCGAATTGTTGTTGATGCCAAAGCTGAAAAATTCAGTCAGGCTTTCATCAAGGAACGAGCGGTTCGTAGTGCTATATGCACCACTAACAATGACAATTTAATTCTTGCTGCAGTTAATAACCGTGTCGGTGGATGGGGACCAACATTAGAAGAACATGCCCAGCTCATGCAAAAAATAGGTTGTACAAATGCCCTTAATCTAGATGGGGGTAGTTCTACAAGCTTATATCTAGGTGGACAATTGCTAGACCGGTTCCCCAACACTGCTGCTCGTGTTCATAATGGCATTGGTGTTTTCTTAAAATAA
- the rpsL gene encoding 30S ribosomal protein S12 gives MPTIQQLIRSERELARQKTKSPALKQCPQRRGVCTRVYTTTPKKPNSALRKVARVRLTSGFEVTAYIPGIGHNLQEHSVVMIRGGRVKDLPGVRYHIIRGTLDTAGVKDRKQGRSKYGTKRPKQTKK, from the coding sequence ATGCCAACAATACAGCAGCTAATACGTAGTGAGCGCGAACTAGCGCGTCAGAAAACCAAGTCCCCTGCTCTGAAGCAATGTCCTCAACGTCGAGGAGTGTGTACCAGGGTATATACAACCACCCCCAAAAAGCCCAACTCAGCTCTGCGGAAAGTGGCAAGGGTGAGACTGACCTCCGGATTTGAGGTGACGGCTTATATTCCGGGAATTGGTCACAACTTGCAGGAACACTCGGTGGTGATGATTCGTGGTGGTCGGGTAAAAGATTTGCCTGGGGTCAGATACCACATTATCCGTGGCACCCTAGATACAGCTGGAGTGAAAGACCGGAAGCAAGGACGTTCCAAATATGGAACTAAACGCCCGAAACAAACGAAAAAATAG
- a CDS encoding glutamate synthase-related protein, producing the protein MNDQSSNQAQNITMLDEENREIYQGQRWLVEERDACGVGFIAHRKNYANHEILTKALDALTCLEHRGGCSADKDSGDGAGILTAIPWQLLAEEGWTDNTGNIAVGMIFLPKEQESARKARQLFEQVITEEKLEVLGWRAVPVSPEVLGKQSRENQPHIEQVFVRSADKSGDELEREMYIVRRRIVKAAKQLRELEDDFYVCSLSSRTIVYKGMVRSAVLGSFYQDLKNPAFKSAFAVYHRRFSTNTMPKWPLAQPMRLLGHNGEINTLLGNINWMRARESILVHPLWQGRDEEYKPLVNSDSSDSANLDNVLELLVRSGRSPLEALMIMVPEAYKHQPSLKDHPEIVDFYEYYSGLQEAWDGPALIVFSDGKSVGATLDRNGLRPARYVITNDDYIVVASEAGVVDFPEASIVEKGRLGPGQMIAVDLISNEVLKNWEIKQRIAKLHPYKKWLQKHRQDLKDLLPSSANGSLSWEVPDRETLLQNQIAFGYTSEDVEMIIHVMGNTGAEPTFSMGDDIPLAVLSAKPHLLYDYFKQRFAQVTNPPIDPLREKLVMSLTVELGERGNLLDPQSGGDQRLRLDSPVLTDGDLEAIKLCGFGTAEISTLFAIDGGPEGLKVAVESLQKQAAESVRAGAKILILSDKIALDGQKGINANLSYIPPLLAVGAVHHYLISQGIRMKTSLVVHTAQCWSTHHFACLLGYGAGAVCPYMALDTVRDWWLDPRTQQLRERGKLNDISLEQAVANYRQAVESGLLKILSKMGISLLSSYQAAQIFEAIGIGEDLIKLGFKGTTSRIGGISCGELAQEVLSFHSKAFPELSTKKLENLGFVQFRPGGEYHSNNPELVKALHKAVDGKQYDHYQVYKHHLQTRPTTALRDLLDFNSDRSKIDLEEVESVSDIAKRFCTGGMSLGALSREAHENLAIAMNRIGGKSNSGEGGEDPVRYGVLKDVDENGHSLTLPHLNGLKNGDTASSAIKQIASGRFGVTPGYLASAKQLEIKIAQGAKPGEGGQLPGPKVSPYIAMLRRSKPGVTLISPPPHHDIYSIEDLAQLIFDLHQINPKAKVSVKLVAEIGIGTIAAGVAKANADVIQISGHDGGTGASPLSSIKHAGSPWELGLTEVHRVLMDNGLRDRVVLRVDGGIKSGWDVVVAALMGAEEFGFGSIAMIAEGCIMARVCHLNTCPKGVATQKEELRQRFTGIPEHVVNFFYFIAEEVRSLLANLGYRSLNELTGRADLLTKRSHVQLTKTQSVNLDCLTKLPDTRSNRTWLTHEEVHSNGEVLDNRILADEDIQTTITNQATVTKTYKVVNTDRTVGSRLAGAIASKYGDSGFEGQINLNFQGSVGQSFGAFILPGITLTLEGEANDYVGKGMHGGEIIIKPPAGANYDAGKNVIVGNTCLYGATGGALFASGLAGERFAVRNSKGTAVIEGAGDHCCEYMTGGVVVVLGKVGRNVGAGMTGGLAYFLDEDGSFPDLVNKTIVKLQPVVTEAGKKQLYDLIRAHCDRTGSQKAQLILNKWEEYLPKFWQVVPPSEADSLEANAKEMRT; encoded by the coding sequence ATGAATGATCAATCATCAAATCAAGCTCAAAATATCACAATGTTGGATGAAGAAAATAGGGAAATTTATCAGGGACAAAGGTGGTTGGTAGAAGAGCGAGATGCTTGTGGAGTGGGATTTATTGCCCATAGGAAAAACTATGCCAATCATGAAATTTTAACCAAGGCGTTAGACGCACTAACCTGTTTAGAGCATCGGGGAGGGTGTAGTGCGGATAAAGACTCAGGAGATGGAGCGGGGATTTTAACAGCTATTCCCTGGCAATTGTTAGCAGAAGAAGGATGGACTGATAACACAGGTAATATAGCTGTAGGAATGATATTCTTACCCAAAGAGCAAGAATCCGCCAGAAAAGCCAGACAACTATTTGAACAGGTGATCACTGAAGAAAAGTTAGAGGTTTTGGGTTGGCGAGCAGTACCCGTATCTCCAGAGGTTCTAGGAAAACAATCGCGGGAAAATCAACCCCATATAGAGCAGGTATTTGTCCGTTCCGCAGATAAAAGCGGGGATGAATTAGAAAGAGAAATGTATATAGTGCGTCGTCGGATAGTGAAAGCTGCAAAACAGCTAAGAGAATTAGAAGATGACTTTTATGTTTGCTCCCTCTCCAGTCGCACCATAGTTTATAAGGGTATGGTACGCTCAGCCGTTTTGGGCAGTTTTTATCAAGACTTAAAGAATCCAGCCTTTAAATCTGCTTTTGCCGTATATCATCGTCGTTTTAGTACCAATACTATGCCTAAATGGCCTTTAGCTCAACCAATGCGGTTGCTGGGTCACAATGGGGAAATTAACACCCTACTGGGCAATATTAACTGGATGAGGGCGAGGGAATCTATTCTAGTACATCCCCTTTGGCAAGGTAGGGATGAAGAATATAAACCTTTAGTTAATTCAGATAGTAGTGATTCGGCAAACTTAGATAACGTCCTAGAGTTATTAGTACGCTCTGGGCGTAGTCCTTTAGAGGCGTTGATGATAATGGTGCCAGAAGCATATAAACATCAACCTTCCTTAAAAGATCACCCAGAAATTGTGGATTTCTACGAATATTACAGTGGACTGCAAGAAGCTTGGGATGGACCTGCTCTCATAGTATTTAGTGATGGTAAAAGTGTAGGGGCGACCTTAGATAGGAATGGACTGAGACCAGCGCGTTATGTAATTACCAATGATGATTATATTGTGGTCGCTTCAGAAGCGGGTGTGGTGGATTTTCCTGAAGCAAGTATTGTGGAGAAGGGTAGACTCGGTCCAGGACAAATGATTGCGGTGGACTTGATTAGCAATGAGGTGTTAAAGAACTGGGAAATTAAACAGCGGATTGCTAAGTTACATCCATATAAGAAATGGTTACAAAAACACCGTCAAGACTTAAAGGATTTATTACCATCCAGTGCAAATGGGAGTCTCAGTTGGGAAGTACCAGATAGGGAAACTCTGTTGCAAAACCAGATTGCGTTTGGCTACACAAGTGAAGATGTGGAAATGATTATTCACGTCATGGGTAATACGGGAGCGGAACCAACTTTTAGTATGGGTGACGATATTCCCCTAGCAGTTTTATCGGCCAAACCCCATCTGCTCTACGATTATTTTAAGCAGCGTTTTGCCCAGGTAACTAACCCCCCCATTGACCCCCTACGGGAAAAATTGGTGATGTCCTTAACAGTGGAACTAGGGGAAAGGGGAAATTTATTAGATCCTCAATCGGGAGGAGATCAAAGATTAAGATTAGACTCACCCGTTTTGACCGATGGGGATTTGGAAGCAATTAAATTGTGTGGATTTGGTACAGCTGAAATATCTACCCTATTTGCTATTGATGGAGGTCCGGAAGGATTAAAGGTAGCTGTGGAGTCTTTGCAAAAACAAGCAGCAGAGTCTGTGCGAGCAGGAGCAAAAATCCTAATCCTGAGTGATAAAATTGCTCTGGATGGTCAAAAAGGAATTAATGCTAATTTAAGTTATATTCCACCATTATTAGCTGTGGGTGCGGTACATCACTACTTAATTAGCCAGGGAATCAGAATGAAAACCTCCTTGGTGGTGCACACCGCCCAGTGTTGGAGTACCCATCATTTTGCCTGTTTGTTGGGCTACGGTGCGGGTGCGGTTTGTCCATATATGGCCTTGGACACGGTGCGTGATTGGTGGCTTGATCCTAGAACCCAGCAGTTGCGAGAGCGGGGTAAGTTAAATGATATTTCCCTGGAGCAAGCAGTTGCCAATTATCGTCAAGCGGTGGAGTCCGGTTTGTTGAAGATCCTTTCTAAAATGGGAATTTCCCTGCTTTCTAGTTATCAAGCAGCACAAATTTTTGAAGCCATTGGTATTGGTGAGGATCTAATTAAGTTAGGTTTTAAAGGCACTACATCGCGTATTGGTGGTATCAGTTGTGGGGAATTAGCTCAGGAGGTGCTTTCTTTCCACAGTAAGGCCTTCCCCGAATTATCAACGAAGAAGTTGGAGAACCTGGGATTTGTTCAGTTTCGCCCCGGTGGAGAATATCATAGTAATAATCCAGAATTGGTGAAAGCTTTACATAAAGCTGTAGATGGTAAGCAGTATGACCATTATCAGGTTTATAAACACCACTTGCAAACCAGACCAACTACCGCTTTGAGAGATTTATTGGACTTTAATAGCGATCGCTCGAAGATAGATTTAGAAGAGGTGGAAAGTGTCAGTGATATTGCTAAACGTTTCTGTACTGGTGGGATGTCTTTAGGAGCATTATCACGGGAAGCCCATGAAAATCTAGCCATTGCCATGAATCGTATTGGTGGTAAGTCCAATTCTGGGGAAGGTGGGGAAGATCCAGTGCGTTATGGGGTGTTAAAGGATGTGGATGAAAATGGGCATTCACTGACTTTACCTCATTTAAATGGCTTGAAAAATGGTGATACGGCTTCCAGTGCCATTAAACAGATAGCTTCCGGTCGTTTTGGCGTAACACCGGGATATTTAGCCAGTGCTAAACAGTTAGAAATCAAAATTGCCCAGGGTGCAAAACCCGGTGAAGGTGGACAGCTACCCGGACCGAAAGTGAGTCCTTACATTGCTATGTTGCGACGTTCTAAACCGGGTGTAACTTTGATTTCTCCACCCCCCCATCATGATATTTATTCGATTGAGGATTTAGCACAGTTGATTTTTGACCTGCATCAAATTAATCCCAAAGCAAAGGTTTCGGTAAAATTGGTGGCAGAAATTGGTATTGGGACAATTGCAGCAGGTGTGGCCAAAGCTAATGCTGATGTTATCCAAATTTCTGGTCATGATGGAGGTACTGGAGCTTCTCCCTTGAGTTCTATTAAACATGCGGGTAGCCCATGGGAACTCGGATTAACCGAAGTGCATCGGGTACTGATGGATAACGGGCTGCGCGATCGCGTAGTTTTAAGGGTTGATGGTGGCATCAAAAGTGGTTGGGATGTTGTAGTTGCTGCTTTAATGGGTGCAGAAGAATTTGGTTTTGGGTCTATAGCAATGATTGCCGAGGGTTGTATTATGGCGCGGGTGTGTCATTTAAACACATGTCCCAAAGGTGTAGCTACCCAAAAAGAAGAACTACGTCAAAGGTTTACGGGTATTCCCGAACATGTGGTAAACTTCTTCTATTTTATAGCAGAAGAGGTTCGGAGTTTACTGGCCAACCTGGGATATCGTTCCCTAAACGAATTGACTGGTAGAGCAGACCTATTAACTAAACGTTCCCATGTCCAGTTAACCAAAACCCAATCTGTCAATTTAGACTGTTTAACTAAGTTACCAGATACTAGATCAAATCGTACTTGGTTAACCCATGAAGAAGTTCACAGTAATGGAGAAGTTCTAGACAACAGAATTTTGGCTGATGAGGATATTCAAACAACCATCACCAATCAAGCTACAGTCACCAAAACCTACAAAGTTGTAAACACCGATAGAACCGTAGGATCAAGATTAGCAGGTGCGATCGCATCTAAATACGGTGATTCTGGTTTTGAAGGGCAGATAAACTTAAATTTCCAAGGTAGTGTAGGACAGAGTTTTGGAGCGTTTATTTTGCCTGGGATAACCCTAACCCTAGAGGGGGAAGCTAATGATTATGTAGGTAAAGGGATGCACGGTGGGGAAATTATTATTAAACCCCCAGCGGGAGCTAACTATGATGCAGGTAAAAACGTGATTGTTGGTAACACCTGTCTTTATGGTGCGACTGGAGGAGCTTTATTTGCTAGTGGTTTAGCTGGTGAAAGGTTTGCAGTGCGTAATTCCAAAGGTACAGCAGTAATTGAAGGAGCTGGAGACCACTGTTGTGAGTATATGACAGGTGGGGTAGTGGTAGTTTTGGGCAAAGTAGGGCGTAACGTTGGTGCGGGAATGACTGGAGGACTGGCCTACTTCTTAGACGAAGATGGTAGCTTCCCCGACTTAGTGAATAAGACAATAGTTAAACTTCAGCCCGTAGTAACCGAAGCAGGCAAAAAACAGTTGTATGACCTAATTAGAGCCCACTGCGATCGCACGGGATCTCAAAAAGCGCAATTAATTCTCAATAAATGGGAAGAATACCTACCTAAATTCTGGCAAGTAGTACCGCCATCGGAAGCAGATAGTTTAGAAGCTAATGCAAAAGAAATGAGAACGTAG
- a CDS encoding HesB/IscA family protein, with the protein MISLSSAATNEIGRLKSKHQPHSLFRVRVQPGGCSGWLYHISFDQLINPEDQVFDIDNLQLVMDQETIKYINGLTIDYSEDLMGGGFRFHNPLATSTCSCGNSFSMKS; encoded by the coding sequence ATGATTAGCTTGAGTTCAGCAGCTACCAATGAAATTGGACGCTTAAAATCCAAACATCAGCCCCATAGTTTATTCCGGGTGCGGGTGCAACCAGGTGGTTGCTCCGGGTGGTTATACCATATCTCCTTTGACCAGTTAATTAACCCAGAAGATCAAGTGTTTGATATTGACAACCTGCAACTGGTCATGGATCAGGAAACCATAAAGTATATCAACGGTTTAACCATTGATTATTCTGAAGACCTTATGGGTGGGGGTTTTCGTTTCCACAATCCCCTGGCCACCTCCACCTGTAGCTGCGGTAATTCCTTTTCCATGAAATCTTAA